One window from the genome of Paraneptunicella aestuarii encodes:
- the gshB gene encoding glutathione synthase — translation MYPWENISPETDTTLRIIHEAASRGLTVAITTPHSLTIRDSVAHAFCNVLKKSQKIPSNIVNFYRRAEFRRSKLPLAGFDAIVMRANPPLDTIALNFLDSVRNDTFIFNDIDGLRVANNKLYPASFSGDASRFVPATHVSKNRDYLEQVLKDSPGEKMIMKPLNGFGGQGVIVVEKRAKQNFRSLLDFYIGGEKNGNYVILQEYVEGAENGDVRILMLNGEPIGAMRRVPSADDIRSNIHAGGKEVKHVLTKEEKELCRAIGPQLVRDGLYFVGLDVINGKLIEVNVLSPGGITRINRLNRVKLQTQVVDFIENVVSARERVIERKHAFRKAIEDAEII, via the coding sequence ATGTACCCATGGGAGAACATTTCTCCTGAAACAGATACAACGTTAAGAATAATACATGAAGCGGCTAGCCGAGGCTTAACGGTTGCGATCACAACCCCGCATAGTTTGACTATTCGAGACAGTGTTGCACATGCATTTTGTAATGTGTTGAAGAAATCTCAGAAAATCCCAAGCAACATTGTTAACTTCTACAGAAGAGCAGAATTCCGACGCAGTAAATTACCGTTAGCAGGTTTCGACGCCATTGTTATGCGCGCTAACCCGCCGCTGGACACTATCGCGTTGAACTTTTTAGACTCAGTACGCAACGACACCTTTATCTTTAACGATATTGATGGCCTGCGTGTAGCCAATAACAAACTGTACCCAGCGTCATTTAGTGGTGATGCCAGCCGTTTTGTCCCTGCCACACACGTATCAAAGAACCGTGATTATCTGGAGCAGGTACTTAAAGATTCACCCGGAGAAAAGATGATCATGAAACCCTTAAACGGGTTCGGTGGTCAGGGTGTTATCGTTGTAGAAAAACGTGCCAAGCAAAACTTCCGTTCCTTGCTCGATTTCTATATCGGTGGCGAGAAGAACGGCAACTACGTCATCTTGCAAGAATATGTTGAAGGTGCTGAAAACGGTGACGTTCGTATTCTGATGCTCAATGGCGAACCCATTGGTGCTATGCGTCGCGTGCCTTCTGCCGATGATATTCGTTCGAATATTCACGCAGGTGGTAAAGAAGTCAAACACGTGTTGACCAAAGAAGAAAAAGAACTGTGCCGTGCCATTGGTCCTCAATTGGTACGCGACGGTTTGTATTTTGTCGGGTTGGATGTCATTAACGGCAAGCTGATTGAAGTTAACGTGTTGAGCCCGGGTGGCATTACTCGTATTAACCGTTTGAACCGCGTCAAGCTACAAACCCAGGTGGTTGATTTCATTGAAAATGTAGTCTCTGCACGCGAGCGCGTGATCGAGCGTAAACATGCTTTCCGTAAGGCAATAGAAGATGCTGAAATTATCTGA
- a CDS encoding SDR family oxidoreductase, giving the protein MVNQNSSSTISSHSSSFKNKVVVITGGAGGLGKALGKQLLELGAKIAALDLYVEGLLASDNLLPVSVDLTNQEALQKAVEQVTSHFGGVDILINNAGITHMSKFEDTTESLFNTIMAVNFTASVDITRLCLPSLKARKGQIVAISSVAGFAPLYGRSAYSASKHAMEGFFQSLASEVIDDGIHVTIVSPSFVKSRPELMAQVNNGVSSPGAMKKSTNGEQLSPEYAAQQIISALIKKQSNLRLGRVSKIAYWLHTLLPARYVQIMSKNAKKEFQ; this is encoded by the coding sequence ATGGTCAATCAAAATAGTTCTTCTACTATCTCGTCACATAGCTCCTCATTCAAGAACAAAGTCGTGGTTATTACCGGCGGTGCGGGCGGATTAGGTAAAGCATTAGGTAAACAGCTATTAGAGCTGGGAGCCAAAATAGCGGCGCTGGATCTATATGTAGAGGGGTTGCTCGCAAGCGACAACCTGCTACCAGTTTCCGTTGACCTGACCAATCAGGAAGCATTGCAAAAAGCGGTAGAGCAAGTCACCTCCCACTTTGGTGGCGTTGATATCCTGATCAACAATGCCGGTATCACTCATATGAGTAAATTTGAAGATACTACTGAAAGCCTGTTTAACACCATTATGGCGGTGAACTTCACCGCGAGCGTAGACATTACTCGTTTATGCTTGCCGTCGCTGAAAGCCCGTAAAGGACAAATTGTGGCTATATCCAGTGTCGCAGGCTTCGCTCCCTTATACGGTCGTTCGGCTTATAGTGCCAGCAAGCACGCAATGGAAGGTTTCTTTCAATCGCTAGCTTCGGAAGTCATTGATGACGGTATCCATGTCACCATCGTCTCGCCATCGTTTGTGAAGTCACGGCCTGAATTAATGGCACAGGTAAATAATGGGGTTTCATCACCGGGGGCAATGAAAAAAAGTACCAATGGAGAGCAACTTTCACCTGAATATGCCGCTCAACAAATTATTTCCGCATTGATTAAAAAGCAATCAAATTTGCGTTTGGGACGAGTTTCAAAAATTGCCTATTGGCTGCACACCTTATTACCAGCGCGCTATGTACAAATAATGAGCAAAAATGCCAAAAAAGAATTTCAGTAA
- a CDS encoding flavohemoglobin expression-modulating QEGLA motif protein: MLKLSEQALRQKIKAKETFECELEDGSLTLKIEAYAPVICTAIHAGHRMTDKIAEHCLLNEAERLYEEDPFTDQFIQSMPITIVANDSRYQYDLNRPLATCIYKKAWGKQVWKSALPTKDRKVSIDRHQCFYRIVDTLISVLETMFGSCLVFDVHSYNYQRHAQTTPTFNLGIDQIDMDRWGNVIHHFRRGLNRIELSNNKVHAGCNEIFYGRGYLISHINGRFQNTLVIPTELKKVYMDERSGEPYPKILNELNVGFKECLTDTAAFFSRRHTKKLRAQKSDMLSDVIEPSLLKLDRQLHRLASDLETLNYINPLNIQQERKRFFAQKGNYEPNFIYRPLKIDPYQFREQLYRLPVDEVRDAAIQQMYRDVIDALSSKIDMLVNAGQPQFVYDSLKYYGEPSLDDERNALFLLHACEFETPEPKNIGTEQLLSMFKQAAEQWDMQCRVESSNKLVAQAMVSNGKRTVYVNKQVNMSEYEANALIHHELGVHMATTLNAAQQPLRIFSLGLPGNTETQEGLAILNEYLSGNLRLERLKTLSLRVIAVKEMLKHHDFKHTCVYLVEEFGMTQEDAFKLAVRVHRSGGFTKDYLYLKGLAEAVRLYHQQDISALFIGKTSFKYLPLLNELIARNWLPKPDYIPTFLQKPEPNSEILSYLINTIQTSPIKPSAA; encoded by the coding sequence ATGCTGAAATTATCTGAGCAAGCGCTTAGGCAAAAAATAAAGGCGAAAGAAACCTTTGAATGTGAGCTGGAAGACGGCTCACTTACTTTAAAGATTGAAGCCTATGCACCAGTAATCTGTACAGCGATTCATGCGGGACATCGTATGACCGACAAAATCGCTGAGCATTGCCTGTTGAATGAGGCCGAACGCCTGTATGAAGAAGATCCGTTCACGGATCAATTCATACAATCCATGCCGATTACCATTGTTGCCAATGATTCACGCTACCAGTACGACTTAAACCGTCCACTGGCTACCTGTATCTATAAAAAAGCATGGGGTAAGCAGGTATGGAAATCGGCTTTGCCCACCAAGGATCGCAAAGTCAGCATTGATCGTCACCAATGCTTTTATCGTATTGTCGACACCTTAATCAGTGTTCTTGAAACCATGTTTGGTTCTTGCCTGGTTTTTGATGTGCATTCCTATAACTACCAGCGTCATGCCCAAACCACGCCGACTTTCAATTTAGGTATTGATCAGATCGATATGGATCGTTGGGGCAATGTCATTCATCACTTCCGTCGTGGATTAAACCGTATTGAGTTGTCCAACAACAAAGTACACGCTGGTTGTAATGAAATTTTTTATGGCCGGGGTTATCTGATTTCCCATATAAACGGACGTTTCCAAAACACGTTGGTCATTCCAACGGAATTGAAAAAAGTGTACATGGATGAACGTTCTGGTGAGCCTTACCCCAAGATCCTGAATGAATTAAATGTTGGCTTTAAAGAGTGTCTGACCGACACCGCTGCCTTTTTCAGTCGTCGCCATACCAAGAAATTACGTGCTCAAAAGTCGGATATGTTGTCGGATGTTATCGAGCCGTCACTTTTGAAACTGGATCGTCAACTGCATCGTTTAGCGTCTGATCTTGAGACGTTAAATTACATCAACCCGCTGAATATTCAGCAGGAAAGAAAACGCTTTTTCGCACAAAAAGGCAATTACGAACCGAATTTTATCTATCGCCCGCTAAAAATCGATCCCTATCAATTCAGGGAACAGCTGTATCGTTTGCCGGTAGATGAAGTCCGTGATGCCGCTATTCAGCAGATGTATCGTGATGTCATTGACGCTTTGTCCAGCAAGATTGATATGCTGGTCAATGCAGGACAACCGCAGTTTGTATACGATTCACTGAAATATTACGGTGAACCGTCACTGGACGATGAGCGGAATGCCTTGTTCCTGTTACACGCTTGTGAATTCGAGACACCGGAACCGAAAAACATCGGAACAGAACAATTACTGAGCATGTTCAAACAGGCCGCTGAGCAGTGGGATATGCAATGCCGCGTTGAGTCATCCAATAAGCTGGTTGCTCAAGCCATGGTGTCTAACGGAAAAAGAACGGTATACGTTAACAAGCAAGTGAATATGTCTGAGTATGAAGCCAATGCCCTGATCCATCACGAATTAGGCGTGCATATGGCGACAACGTTAAATGCCGCTCAACAGCCACTTAGAATCTTCTCATTGGGTTTACCCGGCAATACCGAGACTCAGGAAGGCTTGGCGATTCTTAACGAATACCTGAGCGGTAATTTGCGCCTGGAGCGTTTAAAAACCCTGTCGTTACGCGTTATTGCGGTAAAAGAAATGCTGAAACATCACGACTTTAAGCACACCTGTGTTTATCTGGTGGAAGAATTCGGCATGACTCAGGAAGACGCCTTTAAGCTGGCGGTGCGAGTTCACCGTAGTGGTGGATTCACAAAAGACTATTTGTATTTGAAAGGGTTAGCAGAAGCAGTTCGCTTGTACCATCAGCAGGATATCTCCGCGCTGTTTATTGGTAAAACCAGCTTTAAATACTTGCCGCTGTTGAATGAGTTAATCGCTAGAAACTGGCTGCCCAAACCTGACTATATTCCAACGTTTTTACAAAAACCGGAACCTAACTCAGAGATTTTGAGCTATTTGATCAATACGATCCAAACGTCACCGATAAAACCATCAGCAGCCTGA
- a CDS encoding LysR family transcriptional regulator — protein MRTMDIRFLATFVEVAKTRHFGKAAENLYLTQSAISARIKLLEEYFGTSLFYRYRHGIRLTSAGEKLLPHAEIINKTLNDAKKALAEIDLHFLVVAGTPNAWEFSMQQWLSAMKQHFPEVSLRAEVMNNDHLSRQLHERTIDLAFTLEPLKSEEFGTSLLQESKLALYSTKEELSEEEFVSYIMIDWGAKAAEYMEKQFPETRRSHFRTSSVQIGLDYMLTNGGCIVLPEILAADYVEQKKMHLVKPLPELSIRLYLNYMRDVKQLGLSDYITFLKNTVE, from the coding sequence ATGAGAACAATGGATATTCGCTTCCTCGCAACGTTTGTTGAAGTTGCCAAGACACGCCATTTTGGTAAAGCCGCAGAAAACCTGTATCTAACTCAATCCGCTATTAGCGCACGTATTAAGTTACTGGAAGAATATTTCGGTACATCGTTGTTTTATCGCTACCGCCACGGTATTCGACTGACTTCTGCTGGCGAAAAGCTGCTACCTCATGCTGAAATTATCAATAAGACACTAAATGACGCTAAAAAAGCGCTCGCCGAGATCGACTTACACTTTTTAGTGGTAGCAGGCACTCCCAATGCGTGGGAATTTTCCATGCAACAGTGGCTGTCTGCAATGAAGCAACATTTCCCAGAAGTGTCATTGCGAGCCGAGGTAATGAATAACGATCATCTATCGCGCCAATTACATGAACGTACTATTGATCTGGCTTTTACTTTAGAGCCATTAAAGTCAGAAGAATTTGGTACCTCTTTACTGCAAGAATCTAAATTAGCCTTATATTCCACCAAGGAAGAGCTCTCCGAAGAAGAGTTTGTTTCGTACATCATGATTGATTGGGGAGCCAAGGCTGCAGAATATATGGAAAAGCAGTTTCCTGAAACTCGCCGCTCTCATTTCAGAACCAGTTCTGTGCAAATCGGTTTGGATTATATGTTGACGAATGGGGGCTGTATTGTTTTGCCTGAAATATTAGCTGCCGACTATGTAGAGCAGAAGAAAATGCATTTGGTCAAGCCGTTACCCGAATTATCTATCAGGCTGTATTTGAACTACATGCGTGATGTAAAGCAATTGGGTTTATCTGACTATATTACTTTCTTGAAAAATACTGTCGAATAG
- a CDS encoding TonB-dependent receptor, with amino-acid sequence MHLTNTFKTKTFKLGLLAAATQLFFSTSLQAQETPQVKAEAEDLEKIMVTARKRTESLFETPTAITSIGSGMIDDANIGNLDDVGKYVPNLNISRYGVGNAAHAAIFIRGIGLQDHIITTDPGVGVYLDGVYLGRQMGANLSLPNIERVEVLRGPQGTLYGRNTLGGAVNVITKKPGDEHIASVALKAGSRSRVAADIYINAELTDNLSFSASGSFKTRDGVGHAVNLENPEKEIGEEREFSGRLAANWHVRPDFSLIFSFDAVDNESGQSPYTIEFTNALDPNDIFNGDFPLLTPDMIPADPDDLGTTLPGIESNSHDGWGTSITAEWLVNSAITAKFIGSYRTSNYEGGLDDDASPLHLSEFPEEGGADQYSLELQINGTYDNMDFVSGLYYFNEDGYTRSGPWVFSPFNTPDGLMSDGVTPSFGGYGYFDLNQETDAYAAYLNMSYDLTDRMSIGGGVRYSKDKKDANAWFPTFDFIDPVTGRKYVEADFSEVTWDLNAAYQFENGMNVYAQVQKGYQTGGFPPRPFGGSAQFVSFNETTAINYEVGLKGKVTNDLSMLLAMFYTEYTDLALPFSDPTSGGGFVTIVENAGESEALGVEVEASWQVTDNFSIRSAIGFIDAEITQVDPGVIGIGEGDSPAQTPEWTVMIAPSYYMDMSTGGSMTFSADVSYRDEMQGQSIYNPNELIDARTLVGFNAKYESEEGDWSLTLYGENIFNEIYDQGRLQQTGFVGIVRSNDRSEFGLRFFKEIEL; translated from the coding sequence ATGCATTTAACCAACACATTCAAAACTAAAACGTTTAAATTAGGCTTGTTAGCCGCAGCAACTCAACTTTTCTTTTCTACCTCACTTCAAGCTCAAGAAACACCTCAAGTTAAAGCCGAAGCTGAAGATCTGGAAAAAATCATGGTAACGGCTCGGAAACGTACCGAAAGCCTGTTTGAGACACCAACAGCCATTACATCTATCGGCTCAGGCATGATAGATGATGCCAATATTGGCAATCTGGACGATGTAGGCAAATATGTTCCAAACCTGAACATTAGCCGCTACGGTGTCGGTAACGCAGCCCACGCAGCTATTTTCATTCGCGGCATAGGTTTACAGGATCATATCATCACCACCGACCCAGGTGTTGGCGTGTATCTGGATGGGGTTTATCTGGGTCGCCAAATGGGTGCGAACCTTTCATTGCCAAATATTGAACGCGTAGAGGTATTACGTGGCCCACAAGGTACCTTGTATGGACGTAACACTTTAGGCGGTGCGGTTAACGTTATCACCAAAAAGCCTGGCGATGAGCATATTGCCAGTGTTGCACTAAAAGCCGGCTCTCGCAGTCGTGTTGCGGCAGACATTTACATTAATGCTGAGCTGACCGACAATCTTAGTTTCTCCGCCAGCGGTTCGTTTAAAACTCGTGATGGCGTTGGTCATGCGGTTAATCTGGAAAATCCTGAAAAAGAAATCGGTGAAGAAAGAGAATTCAGTGGTCGCCTGGCGGCTAATTGGCATGTCAGACCTGACTTTTCATTGATATTTTCTTTCGATGCCGTAGACAACGAATCAGGTCAATCTCCTTACACAATTGAATTCACTAATGCGTTAGATCCTAACGACATCTTCAACGGCGATTTCCCATTATTAACACCGGATATGATCCCGGCAGATCCTGATGATCTGGGCACAACACTGCCAGGAATTGAATCTAACAGCCATGATGGTTGGGGCACCTCAATTACGGCTGAATGGCTTGTCAACAGTGCTATTACTGCCAAGTTTATCGGTAGCTATCGTACTTCGAATTACGAAGGCGGTTTGGATGACGATGCATCACCATTACATTTGTCAGAATTCCCGGAAGAAGGCGGCGCAGATCAGTATTCATTAGAACTACAGATTAACGGCACTTACGACAACATGGATTTTGTCTCTGGCCTTTACTATTTCAACGAAGATGGCTACACACGTTCTGGCCCTTGGGTATTCAGTCCTTTTAATACGCCAGATGGTTTAATGAGCGACGGTGTTACCCCCTCATTCGGCGGCTACGGCTATTTCGATTTGAATCAGGAAACCGATGCCTACGCAGCTTATTTGAACATGTCTTATGATTTGACTGATCGCATGAGCATTGGCGGTGGTGTTCGCTATTCCAAAGACAAAAAAGACGCCAACGCCTGGTTCCCTACCTTTGACTTTATCGATCCTGTGACAGGCAGAAAATATGTCGAAGCTGATTTCAGCGAAGTCACTTGGGACTTAAATGCGGCATATCAGTTTGAAAATGGCATGAATGTATATGCCCAGGTTCAAAAAGGCTATCAAACTGGCGGCTTCCCTCCTCGTCCGTTTGGCGGCTCAGCACAGTTTGTATCTTTTAATGAAACCACTGCGATTAACTACGAAGTGGGCTTAAAAGGCAAAGTCACTAATGACCTATCAATGTTACTTGCCATGTTCTACACAGAATACACAGATTTGGCTCTGCCTTTCTCTGATCCAACATCTGGCGGTGGGTTCGTTACTATCGTAGAAAACGCGGGTGAATCTGAGGCCTTAGGTGTTGAAGTGGAAGCCAGTTGGCAAGTGACAGACAACTTCTCAATCCGCTCAGCTATCGGCTTTATCGACGCAGAAATCACTCAGGTTGATCCGGGCGTAATCGGTATTGGCGAGGGTGACTCCCCTGCACAAACTCCTGAATGGACAGTAATGATTGCACCTTCCTACTACATGGATATGAGCACGGGTGGTTCCATGACATTCAGCGCTGATGTGTCTTACCGTGATGAAATGCAAGGGCAATCTATCTACAACCCTAACGAACTCATTGATGCGCGTACTCTGGTTGGCTTCAACGCCAAATATGAGTCGGAAGAGGGTGATTGGTCATTAACCCTTTATGGTGAAAACATCTTCAACGAAATATACGACCAGGGCCGTCTGCAACAAACTGGCTTTGTCGGCATTGTTCGTAGCAATGACAGAAGCGAATTCGGCTTACGTTTCTTTAAAGAAATTGAACTTTGA
- a CDS encoding MFS transporter, with the protein MTTARQPGSSDKFSDEPSNLPLMAYLASCLLAFIGGHIINYSIIFLALEWFNSHALAGIGYGLCFGPPLILGWFAGVYCDRYSPRRVILTAQNSYLVSLVLLSIALNSTEETKQPLLLIAAFFSGVGWSFVAPARFATLPFYVKPNKLTGATIALNLMVMTGFGLAPMILKQIQVHFDWQTVFVVAAVLFVVSSSLLLPLRFNFDGKPAEKAVQEIKSSLTFVHRSDFIKPFLLLATITYLLMGPMQVILPTIAKQMLGLNETAQGNYLSLIAFSLIVGGLSAMWLKNKGRIGLNMLLAITVAGAGLGYLSQEDNLSLSVLVLILASISGGIAISFIVAGLQAYSVDEHRGRIMSFYSIISQCIPAASGIGAGILAQAFTPFIALQIIAGIIVLSALTCLVAMSNIRRLENFEHGQSK; encoded by the coding sequence ATGACCACAGCAAGGCAACCAGGCTCTTCTGACAAATTCTCAGACGAGCCATCCAATTTGCCTCTGATGGCTTATCTGGCGTCTTGCTTGCTGGCGTTTATTGGTGGCCACATCATCAACTACAGCATCATCTTTCTGGCGCTGGAATGGTTTAACTCACATGCGCTGGCAGGGATTGGCTATGGTTTATGCTTTGGCCCACCGCTGATTTTGGGCTGGTTTGCTGGCGTTTACTGTGACCGCTATTCTCCACGACGAGTGATCTTAACGGCACAGAACAGTTATCTGGTGAGCCTGGTTCTGCTATCCATCGCGCTCAACAGTACAGAAGAAACCAAACAGCCACTGTTGCTTATTGCCGCCTTTTTCTCGGGTGTGGGTTGGTCATTTGTGGCTCCTGCGCGTTTTGCTACTCTGCCCTTTTATGTCAAACCCAATAAACTTACAGGCGCTACTATCGCTCTGAATTTGATGGTCATGACAGGCTTCGGCCTCGCCCCCATGATACTGAAACAAATACAAGTTCATTTCGACTGGCAGACCGTGTTTGTTGTTGCGGCTGTATTGTTTGTCGTTTCCAGCTCATTGTTGTTACCGCTTAGATTTAACTTCGACGGCAAACCAGCGGAAAAAGCCGTTCAGGAAATAAAAAGCAGCCTGACTTTTGTACATCGCTCGGATTTCATCAAACCCTTTCTATTGCTTGCCACTATTACCTATTTATTGATGGGGCCCATGCAAGTGATTTTGCCCACCATTGCCAAGCAGATGCTGGGATTAAACGAAACCGCGCAAGGCAATTATCTCAGCCTGATCGCTTTTTCCCTGATTGTTGGTGGCTTGTCTGCCATGTGGCTGAAAAACAAAGGGCGCATTGGATTAAATATGCTGCTTGCCATTACTGTGGCAGGCGCAGGCTTGGGTTATTTGAGTCAGGAAGACAATTTAAGCCTGTCTGTGCTGGTTTTAATATTGGCTTCTATTAGCGGCGGCATTGCTATCAGTTTTATCGTAGCCGGTTTACAAGCTTATTCGGTTGATGAACATCGCGGTCGCATCATGAGCTTTTATAGCATTATCAGCCAATGTATTCCTGCCGCCAGTGGTATTGGTGCTGGAATACTGGCACAGGCTTTTACCCCTTTTATTGCATTGCAAATTATCGCCGGGATTATTGTACTTAGCGCCCTCACCTGTTTAGTCGCCATGAGTAACATTCGCCGCTTGGAAAACTTTGAACATGGTCAATCAAAATAG